A single region of the Anaerostipes rhamnosivorans genome encodes:
- a CDS encoding glycosyltransferase, whose translation MKNSVVIAYYNGKEYIKEQADSILEQLGAEDEVIISVDSDQDGSEKLLRDLAENDKRVQVIKGPGQGVVKNFQNGLIHCTGDVVFLADQDDVWLPEKVRKVTACFEDPSVTVVVHNALISDEELKSLNETTFQWRDSEPGFWKNIKKNSYIGCCMAFRRDLLSRLLPVPDSIWIHDQWIGLLSEQLGRSVFIDDILLLYRRHGGNVTELTHGSVISMMKKRYDMIMEVNRRIRRWKREDAKKK comes from the coding sequence ATGAAGAATTCAGTTGTCATTGCTTACTATAATGGAAAAGAGTATATAAAGGAACAGGCGGATTCTATTCTGGAGCAGCTCGGAGCCGAAGATGAGGTGATCATCTCTGTGGATTCTGACCAGGATGGTTCAGAAAAGCTGTTGAGGGATCTTGCCGAAAATGATAAAAGAGTCCAGGTCATCAAAGGGCCGGGCCAGGGCGTTGTAAAGAATTTTCAGAACGGATTGATTCACTGTACAGGAGATGTGGTCTTTTTGGCTGACCAGGATGATGTGTGGCTTCCCGAGAAAGTCCGGAAAGTCACAGCTTGTTTTGAGGACCCGTCAGTTACTGTGGTGGTGCACAATGCTTTGATTTCCGATGAAGAACTGAAAAGTTTAAATGAGACAACCTTTCAGTGGAGAGACAGCGAACCTGGATTTTGGAAGAACATAAAAAAGAATTCGTATATTGGATGCTGTATGGCTTTCCGAAGAGATCTGCTGAGCCGTCTGCTTCCGGTGCCGGACTCTATCTGGATCCATGATCAGTGGATCGGCCTGCTGTCGGAACAGCTGGGCAGATCTGTATTTATAGATGATATTCTTCTGCTATACCGCAGACATGGTGGAAATGTAACGGAACTCACCCACGGCAGTGTCATATCCATGATGAAAAAGCGATATGATATGATTATGGAAGTCAATCGGCGCATTAGGAGGTGGAAGAGAGAAGATGCCAAAAAGAAATAA
- the gdhA gene encoding NADP-specific glutamate dehydrogenase, whose translation MSYVDEVIEKVVAQNPAEPEFHQAVKEVLESLRTVVEANEEKFKKEALLERLVNPERQFKFRVPWVDDKGQVQVNTGYRVQFNSAIGPYKGGLRLHPSVNLGIIKFLGFEQIFKNSLTGLPIGGGKGGSDFDPKGKSDREVMAFCQSFMTELCKYIGADTDVPAGDIGTGAREIGYMFGQYKRIRGVYEGVLTGKGLSYGGSLARTEATGYGLLYLTDEMLKCNGKSLKDATVCISGSGNVAIYATQKAQQLGAKVVTVSDSTGWIYDKDGIDVALLKDVKEVKRARLTEYAKARPSAEYHEGKGVWTVPCDVALPCATQNELDIEDAKTLVANGCYAVAEGANMPTTLEATEYLQANNILFAPGKAANAGGVATSALEMSQNSERLSWSFEEVDGKLQNIMVNIFHNLDDAAKRYGLEGNYVAGANIAGFEKVVDAMTAQGIV comes from the coding sequence ATGTCATATGTTGATGAAGTAATTGAGAAAGTGGTTGCCCAGAATCCTGCAGAACCAGAGTTCCATCAGGCAGTCAAAGAAGTACTGGAATCTCTTCGCACAGTCGTAGAAGCCAATGAAGAAAAGTTTAAAAAAGAAGCCTTATTAGAGCGTCTGGTAAATCCGGAACGCCAATTTAAATTCCGTGTACCTTGGGTAGATGACAAAGGGCAGGTTCAGGTGAACACAGGTTACCGTGTTCAGTTCAACAGTGCCATCGGGCCTTACAAAGGCGGATTAAGACTCCATCCGTCTGTAAACCTTGGTATCATCAAGTTTTTAGGATTTGAACAGATCTTTAAGAATTCCCTTACAGGTCTGCCGATCGGAGGAGGAAAAGGCGGATCTGACTTTGATCCAAAAGGAAAATCTGACAGAGAAGTCATGGCATTCTGCCAGAGCTTCATGACAGAGCTTTGTAAATACATCGGAGCAGACACAGACGTACCTGCAGGAGATATCGGTACAGGGGCCAGAGAGATCGGTTATATGTTTGGACAATACAAGAGAATCCGCGGCGTATACGAAGGTGTGCTCACAGGAAAAGGATTATCTTACGGAGGGTCCCTGGCCCGGACAGAAGCTACCGGATACGGTCTCCTCTACCTTACAGACGAAATGCTAAAGTGCAACGGTAAATCTCTGAAAGATGCCACTGTTTGTATTTCCGGTTCCGGAAATGTAGCAATCTACGCTACCCAGAAAGCACAGCAGTTAGGTGCCAAAGTGGTAACTGTCTCTGACTCCACAGGATGGATTTATGACAAAGACGGTATCGATGTAGCTTTATTAAAGGACGTAAAAGAAGTAAAACGCGCACGCCTCACAGAATATGCCAAGGCACGCCCTAGCGCTGAGTATCATGAAGGAAAAGGCGTATGGACTGTCCCTTGTGATGTTGCTCTCCCATGCGCTACCCAGAACGAATTAGATATTGAAGATGCCAAGACATTAGTTGCAAACGGATGCTATGCTGTAGCGGAAGGTGCCAACATGCCTACTACATTGGAGGCAACAGAATACCTTCAGGCTAACAACATCTTATTTGCTCCTGGTAAAGCGGCCAACGCCGGCGGTGTTGCCACATCTGCACTGGAAATGTCCCAGAACAGCGAGCGTTTAAGCTGGTCCTTCGAGGAAGTAGACGGAAAATTACAGAACATCATGGTCAATATCTTCCACAACTTAGATGACGCTGCAAAACGCTACGGTCTGGAAGGTAACTATGTGGCTGGCGCAAACATTGCAGGATTTGAAAAAGTTGTTGACGCTATGACAGCTCAGGGGATTGTATGA
- a CDS encoding amino acid ABC transporter ATP-binding protein, giving the protein MINVKELHKYFGSLEVLKGINCHIEKGECVCIIGASGSGKSTFLRCLNLLETPTKGDINIDGINIMEKGCDVDELRRKVGMVFQHFNLFPHLSILDNVTLAPIRHKMMTPDEAKKKAMELLNRVGVGDKAGSYPVQLSGGQKQRVAIARSLALSPDVMLFDEPTSALDPEMVGEVLEVMKQLAKEGMTMAVVTHEMGFAREVADRVLFMDGGVILEEGTPEQIFDHPREDRTKEFLSKVL; this is encoded by the coding sequence GTGATAAACGTTAAAGAACTTCACAAATATTTCGGCTCCCTGGAAGTCTTAAAAGGCATTAACTGTCATATCGAAAAGGGTGAATGTGTCTGTATCATCGGCGCATCAGGATCAGGGAAGAGTACATTTTTACGCTGTCTAAATCTTCTGGAGACACCGACAAAAGGGGACATTAATATTGACGGGATCAACATAATGGAAAAAGGTTGTGACGTGGACGAGCTCCGCAGAAAAGTGGGGATGGTATTCCAGCATTTCAACCTGTTTCCTCATCTGTCTATCCTGGACAATGTGACGTTAGCGCCCATCAGGCATAAGATGATGACACCGGATGAGGCCAAGAAGAAAGCGATGGAGCTTTTGAACCGTGTTGGTGTAGGGGATAAGGCAGGAAGTTATCCGGTGCAGCTGTCCGGGGGGCAGAAACAGCGTGTGGCCATTGCAAGATCTCTTGCTCTGTCACCGGATGTCATGTTGTTCGATGAACCTACCTCAGCTTTAGACCCGGAAATGGTCGGAGAAGTTCTTGAGGTTATGAAACAGCTTGCAAAGGAAGGTATGACCATGGCCGTTGTCACCCATGAGATGGGCTTTGCAAGGGAAGTGGCTGACAGGGTTCTGTTTATGGACGGAGGGGTCATTCTGGAAGAAGGAACTCCGGAACAGATCTTTGATCATCCAAGAGAAGACAGGACAAAAGAATTTTTGAGCAAAGTTCTTTAA
- a CDS encoding amino acid ABC transporter permease has product MSLDSFYKAFISGKRYLMYLDGLKMTILVSVLAILLGVALGTVLALMRLTAEKKGKSTVLSKIAYVYIDIIRGTPTVTQLMIMFFVILKGVDGLIVGTVTFGLNSAAYVSEIIRAGILAVDQGQMEGGRSLGLSYGQTMKDIILPQAIKNILPALGNEFIVLIKETAILGYVSIVDLSKAADFVISRTYEALTPLIGTAVIYYLIVKVLTLVLNAVERRLRQSDKR; this is encoded by the coding sequence ATGAGTTTGGATTCATTTTATAAGGCATTTATCTCCGGGAAACGTTACCTGATGTACCTTGATGGTTTAAAGATGACGATTCTTGTCTCTGTACTTGCCATCCTCCTTGGTGTTGCCCTGGGAACGGTATTGGCTTTGATGCGGCTGACTGCGGAGAAAAAAGGAAAAAGTACGGTTTTATCTAAAATTGCATACGTGTACATTGACATCATAAGGGGAACACCGACTGTCACTCAGCTGATGATCATGTTCTTTGTAATCTTAAAAGGTGTGGATGGACTGATCGTGGGAACTGTGACTTTTGGTTTAAACAGTGCCGCCTATGTCTCAGAGATTATTCGCGCCGGAATCCTGGCAGTGGATCAGGGCCAGATGGAGGGCGGACGTTCTCTCGGATTGTCATATGGACAAACCATGAAAGACATTATCTTACCGCAGGCAATCAAAAATATTCTTCCCGCATTGGGAAATGAATTTATCGTATTGATCAAAGAGACAGCGATTCTGGGATATGTATCTATCGTTGATTTGAGCAAGGCAGCAGACTTTGTTATCTCCAGAACATATGAAGCGCTGACTCCGTTGATAGGGACGGCGGTCATTTATTACTTGATCGTTAAGGTACTGACCTTAGTTCTCAATGCTGTAGAGAGGAGGCTGAGACAGAGTGATAAACGTTAA
- a CDS encoding basic amino acid ABC transporter substrate-binding protein — MKKFITVALAGVLAATMLFAGCSKKEEATIPEKIIVGTNAEFPPFEYVDDNKKIDGFDIAMMKEIAKRMDVKIEIKNMEFKSLIGSLESKTINAVAAGMTKDPERTEAVDFSDSYYTSSQVMIVKKDSKLKKMTDLKGKKVGVQEGTTGDKLATGENFGEKQKPVVKGVDVRRFPKGVNAVMDLKNGGVDAVVIDEKPAMEFVKNNKGLKIVRDKAAEEYYCIALPKGNEKLVKEINKQLKAMKEDGTLDKLKAKYIDK, encoded by the coding sequence ATGAAAAAATTTATAACCGTAGCATTAGCCGGTGTGTTAGCAGCAACCATGTTGTTTGCAGGATGCAGCAAGAAAGAAGAAGCAACGATACCTGAAAAAATCATTGTGGGAACCAATGCGGAATTCCCTCCGTTTGAGTATGTTGATGATAACAAAAAGATTGATGGTTTTGATATTGCGATGATGAAAGAAATTGCAAAACGCATGGATGTCAAGATAGAGATCAAGAATATGGAATTCAAATCTCTGATTGGCTCTCTGGAATCTAAGACAATTAATGCGGTTGCAGCCGGAATGACAAAAGATCCGGAGCGTACGGAAGCAGTCGACTTCTCTGACAGCTATTATACAAGCAGCCAGGTTATGATTGTAAAAAAAGACAGTAAGCTTAAAAAGATGACAGATCTTAAAGGAAAGAAAGTCGGTGTTCAGGAAGGAACAACAGGAGATAAGCTTGCAACGGGAGAAAACTTTGGGGAGAAACAGAAACCGGTTGTCAAAGGCGTAGACGTGAGGCGTTTTCCAAAGGGTGTGAATGCTGTTATGGATCTAAAAAACGGCGGAGTTGACGCAGTTGTCATCGATGAAAAACCTGCCATGGAGTTTGTAAAGAACAACAAGGGCTTAAAGATTGTCAGAGATAAAGCAGCAGAAGAATACTACTGCATTGCTCTTCCAAAAGGAAACGAGAAATTGGTAAAAGAGATCAATAAACAATTAAAAGCCATGAAAGAAGACGGTACATTAGACAAACTGAAGGCGAAATATATCGATAAGTAA
- a CDS encoding MetQ/NlpA family ABC transporter substrate-binding protein gives MKKLIAVALSAVVCFGVLAGCGSSKKEDKTIVVGASPSPHADILKVAAKELEKDGYTLEIKEYSDYVQPNNALGSGDLDANYFQHITYLKNFAKEHKLDLTSAGMIHYEPFGIFPGKAKSLKDVKKGAVVAVPNDTTNEARALLLLEAQGLIKLKDGATLTATKKDIVKNPKNIEIKELEAAQLPRSLKDVDYAVINGNYALQAGMTVNKDALAVEDEKSVGGAKTYGNVVAVKKGNEDKDSIKALIKALKSDAVKKYMEKEYKGAVVPLF, from the coding sequence ATGAAAAAGTTAATAGCAGTGGCACTGTCTGCTGTTGTCTGTTTTGGAGTGCTTGCAGGATGCGGCAGCTCTAAAAAAGAGGACAAGACAATCGTAGTCGGTGCAAGCCCATCACCACACGCAGACATCTTAAAGGTTGCGGCAAAGGAACTGGAGAAAGACGGCTATACTCTGGAGATCAAAGAATATTCAGACTATGTACAGCCGAATAACGCATTGGGTTCAGGGGATCTTGACGCGAATTATTTCCAGCACATCACGTACCTGAAGAATTTTGCAAAGGAACACAAGCTGGACCTGACTTCAGCTGGAATGATCCACTATGAGCCATTTGGTATCTTCCCTGGAAAAGCAAAATCACTGAAGGATGTAAAAAAAGGCGCTGTAGTCGCAGTTCCCAACGACACCACAAATGAAGCGAGAGCACTTCTGCTTTTGGAAGCCCAGGGCTTGATCAAGCTGAAAGACGGGGCTACCCTGACAGCAACAAAGAAGGACATTGTGAAGAATCCGAAGAACATTGAGATCAAAGAACTGGAAGCAGCACAGCTGCCGCGTTCTCTGAAGGATGTGGATTACGCTGTCATCAACGGAAACTATGCTCTGCAGGCCGGCATGACGGTCAATAAAGATGCTCTGGCTGTGGAAGACGAAAAGTCTGTAGGCGGAGCAAAGACCTATGGCAATGTGGTTGCAGTAAAGAAAGGCAACGAGGACAAGGACTCTATTAAGGCGCTGATCAAAGCATTAAAGAGCGATGCCGTGAAGAAGTATATGGAGAAGGAATACAAAGGAGCGGTTGTACCGTTATTCTAA
- the mutY gene encoding A/G-specific adenine glycosylase, which produces MELTKEIGKALLFWYDHNARILPWRADKNPYRIWVSEIMLQQTRVEAVKPYFDRFMEELPKIKDLAQVEEQKLMKLWEGLGYYNRARNLKAAAQTIMEKYNGELPADYEQLLELKGIGIYTAGAIASIAYDIPVPAVDGNVLRVMARLLGDDSDILKEKTKKDMAARVMEMMPDERAGDFNQALIELGAIVCVPNGEPKCCDCPWDTVCTAYKKDLIGQLPVKKPKKKRKIEKRTVFVIESDGMVALHKRDENGLLAGLWEFPNVLGKCSQELVEEQLDSWGMKDCAYEFTHEGKHIFSHIEWQMTGVLVSLDEPVASDGLMWVEKKELEEEYAIPSAFEMFRESLQSAY; this is translated from the coding sequence ATGGAATTGACAAAGGAGATCGGGAAAGCCTTGCTTTTCTGGTATGACCATAATGCAAGGATCCTGCCATGGAGAGCTGATAAGAATCCCTACCGCATATGGGTTTCTGAGATCATGCTCCAGCAGACCAGGGTAGAAGCGGTGAAGCCTTATTTTGACCGTTTCATGGAGGAACTTCCAAAGATCAAAGATTTGGCCCAGGTGGAAGAACAGAAGCTTATGAAACTTTGGGAGGGGCTTGGATATTATAACCGGGCCAGAAACCTGAAAGCTGCGGCCCAGACGATCATGGAGAAATATAACGGGGAACTACCAGCCGACTATGAACAGCTGCTTGAGTTAAAAGGCATCGGCATATACACAGCAGGCGCAATCGCTTCCATTGCGTACGATATCCCCGTCCCTGCAGTGGACGGGAATGTGCTCCGTGTGATGGCGAGACTTCTCGGTGATGATTCTGATATATTAAAAGAAAAGACAAAAAAGGACATGGCAGCCAGGGTCATGGAGATGATGCCGGATGAAAGGGCAGGTGACTTTAACCAGGCCCTGATCGAACTGGGGGCTATCGTATGTGTGCCCAACGGGGAGCCAAAATGCTGTGACTGTCCGTGGGACACAGTATGTACTGCCTATAAAAAGGACTTAATCGGGCAGCTGCCAGTGAAGAAACCAAAAAAGAAACGAAAAATTGAGAAAAGAACTGTTTTTGTTATTGAATCAGACGGTATGGTGGCGCTCCATAAAAGAGATGAAAATGGACTTTTAGCAGGACTTTGGGAATTTCCAAATGTACTTGGAAAGTGCAGCCAGGAGCTGGTGGAAGAACAGCTGGACAGCTGGGGTATGAAGGACTGTGCCTATGAATTCACCCACGAGGGGAAACATATTTTTAGCCATATTGAATGGCAGATGACAGGGGTTTTGGTATCTCTGGATGAGCCTGTGGCCTCAGACGGCCTTATGTGGGTAGAAAAGAAAGAATTAGAAGAGGAATACGCCATTCCATCGGCCTTTGAAATGTTCCGTGAGTCTTTACAATCTGCCTATTAA
- a CDS encoding ComF family protein has product MFSLFLSYLFPRRCPICRHILKNPQTLICPDCYKKVEFVREPSCFSCGKPLEREETEFCSDCRKHPKTFYRGMALCLYNNEVRDSLAAVKYENQREFTQFYVEEIRRQKANLLRELNIDLIVPVPVHKRKRRQRGFNQATLFAEGIGDILNIPVSEHVLTRIKYTKPLKALTPKERQAAMEHSFWASEEVRGKRILLVDDIYTTGATAECCTKVMMEKGAETVYVFCVAIGHGV; this is encoded by the coding sequence ATGTTTTCTTTATTTTTATCCTATCTATTTCCAAGGCGCTGTCCGATCTGCCGCCATATCTTAAAAAATCCCCAAACCCTTATATGCCCGGATTGTTATAAAAAAGTGGAATTTGTCCGGGAGCCTTCCTGTTTTTCCTGTGGGAAACCTCTGGAGAGGGAGGAAACGGAGTTTTGCAGTGACTGCAGAAAACATCCAAAGACTTTTTACAGGGGAATGGCTCTGTGTCTCTATAACAATGAAGTAAGGGATTCTCTGGCTGCAGTAAAATATGAGAATCAGAGGGAGTTCACACAGTTTTATGTGGAAGAGATCAGAAGACAAAAAGCCAATCTTCTGCGAGAACTGAACATAGATCTGATCGTCCCCGTTCCCGTGCATAAGAGAAAAAGAAGACAGAGAGGGTTTAATCAGGCAACGCTGTTTGCGGAGGGGATTGGAGACATCTTAAACATTCCTGTCAGTGAGCATGTATTGACACGTATAAAGTATACAAAACCTTTAAAGGCCCTGACACCGAAAGAACGTCAAGCAGCTATGGAGCACAGCTTTTGGGCTTCCGAGGAGGTAAGAGGGAAAAGAATTCTATTGGTTGATGACATCTATACTACCGGTGCCACGGCAGAATGTTGTACCAAAGTAATGATGGAGAAGGGGGCCGAGACAGTTTACGTATTTTGTGTAGCTATAGGACATGGAGTATAA
- a CDS encoding triose-phosphate isomerase, translating into MKRELRVPFLIVNPKAYIFGEESLELAKVCDQLAEEYDIDIIFTGQHVDLKQIAQETKNLIVTTQHMDGLVPGRGMGFILPDALKAAGVDAVILNHAEHPLPISDLDKTMKRANELDMLTIVCSDSVEQTRAIAELGPDVMICEPTSLIGTGSTSDDAYIEATNEAVKSVNPDIKIIQAAGVSTGDDVYRVVVGGAHGSGGTSGILNAPSRKGKIEEMLEALVKAKKEMN; encoded by the coding sequence ATGAAGAGAGAACTTAGAGTACCATTTTTAATCGTCAATCCAAAAGCATATATTTTTGGAGAGGAATCCTTAGAGCTTGCAAAGGTCTGTGACCAGCTGGCAGAGGAATATGATATTGATATTATTTTCACCGGCCAGCATGTGGATTTAAAACAGATCGCACAGGAGACCAAAAACCTGATTGTTACCACACAGCACATGGACGGACTTGTTCCTGGAAGAGGAATGGGATTCATCCTTCCAGACGCTTTGAAGGCTGCCGGAGTAGATGCGGTGATCTTAAATCATGCAGAGCATCCGCTTCCGATCAGTGATTTGGATAAGACAATGAAACGGGCAAATGAACTGGATATGCTCACGATTGTATGCTCTGACTCTGTGGAGCAGACAAGAGCGATTGCAGAGCTTGGACCTGATGTTATGATCTGTGAGCCGACCAGCCTGATCGGTACAGGAAGCACAAGCGATGATGCTTACATTGAAGCTACAAATGAAGCTGTGAAGTCTGTGAATCCTGATATTAAGATCATCCAGGCTGCCGGAGTCAGCACCGGAGATGACGTTTACAGAGTTGTTGTGGGTGGAGCTCACGGAAGCGGCGGCACCAGCGGAATCTTAAATGCTCCTAGCCGCAAAGGCAAGATTGAAGAAATGTTAGAAGCGCTTGTGAAAGCCAAAAAAGAAATGAACTAA
- a CDS encoding YjbQ family protein, which yields MTVYKEQISLESHGKTPTYLDITPQVKEAIKNSGIKSGTCTVISPHTTCSVFFEEFVHDYNEAGDEFLQEDLNNVLEKIIPNQDSKDLYIYPGEKHYEAVEAWPNAAEYLPDGDRKALWNCDAHLKATMLGSSQVFDVEDGKLGVGSTGYVYFVDFDRTRARTRKCKIIVMGE from the coding sequence ATGACTGTATATAAAGAACAAATCAGCCTGGAATCTCATGGTAAGACGCCTACATACCTTGATATTACCCCTCAGGTAAAAGAGGCGATTAAAAACAGTGGAATCAAAAGCGGAACATGTACTGTTATTTCACCGCATACAACTTGTTCAGTTTTCTTTGAAGAATTCGTCCATGACTACAACGAAGCAGGAGATGAATTCCTTCAGGAAGATTTAAACAATGTGCTGGAAAAGATCATCCCAAATCAGGATTCTAAGGATCTCTATATTTATCCAGGGGAAAAACACTACGAGGCAGTAGAGGCATGGCCGAACGCGGCAGAATATCTGCCGGACGGGGACAGAAAAGCCCTCTGGAACTGTGATGCCCACCTGAAGGCTACTATGCTCGGCTCCAGCCAGGTATTTGACGTAGAAGACGGAAAATTAGGCGTAGGATCCACAGGATATGTTTACTTTGTAGACTTTGACCGCACACGTGCCCGCACAAGAAAATGCAAGATCATTGTAATGGGCGAATAG
- a CDS encoding class II fructose-bisphosphate aldolase: MLVTSKELFKKAQEGKFAIPAPNFIDLESLRWHVETAERHNLPLILALAEAHIGENITLEDAALVGKKYAEEAKVPVVLHLDHGTTPEVIKKAIDLGFSSVMIDASQDTFEENVRKTKEIIDYAHPKGVVVEAEIGHVGAGENYENHETSDSQYTTVEEAKKFAEETGVDSLAISIGTAHGMYKGIPEINFERLKEIAAAVDTPLVLHGGSSSGDENLNRCAINGITKINIFSDLLVAAKEEIDNNKPETYLDVKALSKQGMQKCLEHYYSVFETKEA; this comes from the coding sequence ATGCTGGTAACTTCAAAAGAACTGTTTAAAAAAGCGCAGGAAGGAAAATTTGCGATCCCTGCACCAAACTTCATAGACCTGGAGTCTCTCCGCTGGCATGTTGAAACAGCAGAAAGACATAATCTCCCATTAATCCTTGCATTGGCAGAGGCTCATATCGGAGAAAACATCACATTGGAAGATGCGGCTTTAGTAGGAAAGAAATATGCTGAGGAAGCAAAAGTACCGGTTGTTCTTCATTTAGATCATGGGACAACACCGGAAGTTATTAAAAAAGCAATTGATCTTGGATTTTCTTCCGTTATGATTGACGCTTCTCAGGATACTTTTGAAGAAAACGTAAGAAAGACAAAAGAAATCATTGATTATGCACATCCAAAAGGAGTGGTAGTCGAAGCAGAAATCGGCCATGTAGGAGCCGGGGAAAATTATGAGAATCATGAAACATCTGACTCTCAGTATACAACAGTAGAAGAAGCTAAGAAATTTGCGGAAGAGACAGGAGTAGACTCTCTTGCAATTTCTATCGGTACAGCTCATGGAATGTATAAGGGAATACCTGAAATCAATTTTGAAAGATTAAAAGAAATCGCTGCGGCTGTCGATACTCCGCTTGTACTTCATGGAGGATCCTCTTCAGGAGATGAAAACTTAAACCGCTGCGCAATAAATGGAATCACGAAAATTAATATCTTCTCCGACCTTCTGGTTGCGGCAAAAGAGGAGATTGACAATAATAAACCGGAAACTTATCTGGATGTAAAAGCATTGTCAAAACAGGGAATGCAGAAATGCCTGGAACACTACTATTCCGTATTTGAAACAAAAGAAGCTTAA
- a CDS encoding NAD(P)H-dependent oxidoreductase, whose protein sequence is MLNMDKKLIKRQEEGKIIKTGIVGAGQMGRGMVTQMVLMNGMMPAIVSDIKVENAVNAFKYAGVKDDDIAVAKTLADANAAMEAGKYVACEDANFVSQANLVECAIDATGVPDVGAKVATDAMKNKKHVVMLNVETDVVIGPYLKKMAEKEGVIYTGSAGDEPGAVMELYSFAKAMGMNVEVMGKGKNNKLDYDCNPDTVLEEATRRVMSPKMLCAFKDGTKTMVEMTAMSNYTGLVPDVIGGHGPQTAPGTEGIKELNDILKLKKDGGILNKHGVVEYVNGVAPGVFVTVSTPNEEIAYQMAYHSMGPGPLWTLYRPYHLCNLETPLTVAKAVIDGEVTCVPIDGLVSECITRAKIDLKAGQTIDGIGGFTTHGSIAEAKESNEKGYVPFGLVTNKAVMKRDVKKGELLTYDDVELDKSTLIYQLRKEQDAMYGRNVL, encoded by the coding sequence ATGTTAAACATGGACAAAAAACTAATCAAGAGACAGGAAGAAGGAAAGATCATCAAGACTGGTATCGTAGGTGCCGGCCAGATGGGACGAGGAATGGTAACCCAGATGGTCTTAATGAACGGTATGATGCCGGCCATCGTTTCCGACATTAAAGTAGAAAACGCAGTCAACGCATTCAAATATGCAGGTGTAAAAGATGATGATATCGCAGTGGCGAAAACTCTTGCTGATGCAAACGCAGCTATGGAAGCAGGGAAATATGTAGCTTGTGAAGACGCAAACTTCGTATCCCAGGCGAACTTAGTAGAGTGTGCCATCGACGCAACTGGTGTGCCGGATGTAGGCGCAAAAGTAGCAACTGACGCGATGAAGAACAAAAAGCATGTGGTTATGCTGAACGTTGAGACTGACGTAGTCATCGGGCCTTACTTAAAGAAGATGGCAGAAAAAGAAGGGGTCATCTATACAGGGTCCGCAGGAGATGAGCCGGGAGCTGTCATGGAACTTTACAGCTTCGCAAAGGCAATGGGAATGAACGTAGAAGTCATGGGTAAAGGAAAGAACAACAAGCTTGACTACGACTGCAACCCGGACACTGTATTAGAAGAAGCAACCAGAAGAGTCATGAGCCCGAAGATGCTGTGTGCATTCAAAGACGGAACAAAGACTATGGTAGAGATGACCGCAATGTCCAACTACACAGGATTAGTGCCGGATGTGATCGGAGGACACGGACCACAGACTGCCCCTGGAACAGAAGGAATCAAAGAATTAAATGATATCTTAAAGCTGAAGAAAGACGGCGGAATCCTGAACAAACATGGAGTTGTTGAGTATGTAAACGGAGTAGCTCCTGGAGTCTTCGTGACAGTTTCTACACCGAACGAAGAGATCGCATACCAGATGGCATACCACAGCATGGGACCTGGACCGCTCTGGACCTTATACCGTCCATACCACTTATGTAACTTAGAGACACCGCTTACTGTAGCAAAAGCAGTCATTGACGGAGAAGTTACCTGCGTGCCGATCGACGGATTAGTATCAGAATGTATCACAAGAGCGAAGATCGACCTGAAAGCAGGCCAGACTATCGATGGAATCGGAGGATTCACAACACATGGATCCATCGCGGAAGCGAAAGAGTCTAACGAAAAAGGATATGTACCATTCGGACTTGTGACAAACAAGGCAGTGATGAAGAGAGACGTGAAGAAGGGCGAACTGCTTACATACGATGATGTTGAATTAGATAAGTCTACCCTGATCTATCAGTTAAGAAAAGAACAGGACGCTATGTACGGAAGAAACGTTTTATAG